AGGGTGGCCGCTCCTGCCCGTCTTGCCTGCTGGACAAACAGCGGGAGGATGAAAATCAAACCCAGCAAGACCACCCCAATACCGCCTTCTCCCTTGGTAAACAGGGGCGGAATCAGGCACAAAAACAGTGCGAACGCCTCGATCCAGCGGTTTTGCCAACGCAGAAGCAGCACGAAGGCCAACAACACATACAACAACGTCACCGCTTCAATAAATCCGAGAAGAAACACCGGATCCAGGGGCAGGAGCAGGGCCATGGCCACCAGAATTTCCAATGGCAGAAGAGCCACAGGCATCCCCAACCGTGAACCCCAGATGCGTACCCATTGCTGGGCAACGGGAACAAGCGCGGCCCCGACCAGGAACAAGATGCAGGAAAGTACCAGGGGATGTTCCGGAAACAGATGAAAATACAAAGCAGACAACAACGGCAGAAAAGGCAACCGGGACGGAATGGGCATGGATCGCACCAGCCCCGTCTGCACGACCGCCGTCAAATCTTCGGGTCGTTGGGGAAAATCCAGGACCAGATAGGAGGTGACATAACCCAAACCCCGGTAGAGGCTTTTGGCCAGGGCCAGACTCTCCACCTGATCTCCCAGGCCATACCGCAATGACCCGGGAAAGACAAAAGTGGAGAAAGCCACCCCACCCCCCACCAGGAACAACAAGGTCCATGGCAGCCAGAAGGGTCCAAAGGGGGGAAAGGATTTTTCCTGCCGGTTGAGGCGGATTTCCCGTCCCAGAAGCAGGGCCGGCACGACCAGCACCACACACCAGGCCGCCCAATCCCGACCCCGGGCATCAAGAGGCAAGACCAGGTGAATCAGCGCCGAAAGGGGAAACAGGAGTGCCAGACCAAGTCCAAACCCGGCACACACTCGAAACAGCCCCGTATCCGCATGGGGCACGGCTCCCAACCTGCGGAGCAGCGGCAACCCGTAAGCTGTGGCCGAAAGAGCCATGACACCCAGGGACAACAAAAAACTCCCCACTGTCATGAACGGAGACATGTCTCCCATGCACGGCTCTTGACAAAAGGTGTTGTACGTCTGGTCGGGAACCCTGGGGAAAGAGAGTAACCCCTTCCCCAGGTCAGAAGAAACACGGGGCAGAATTCCAATCGATCAGGAGAATGGATTCATCCCGGTTTGGGGGCTGCGTAGAAAGCTCCCTTGGCAACCTCTTCCCGAGAGAGGGTGAAGGTCGCCGCTTCCTGGGCAAACCCTCTGGTGTAAGTTGATACTTCGGCGCTGGCCTTCTCGGACAACTGCGCCATGGACTGCAACGTCCGCCTGGACTCAACTGTCGAGCTGATCCGAATATTCTGCTCAGCCTCCCTGGCAAATCCTTTCGCCATATTGTCAATATTCATACCCAGATCCACGCCGCTTATGGCCATCGGATGATCCTCTATTGTTCAGGGTTGCATGGCTGTTGCTGCCTCCACCAAAATAAAACCGGAAGGCATCCTCTTCAGGATACGATGTCCTGCCGAATGTTTAAAGGAGAAAATAAAAAAATCTGGTAAAATGCAGCATGTTGACGCCGTGTGTGGGCGTTGCCGATCAACGTTTCTGGAAGTGGCAAGGCACAAGAGGAAAATACCCATGCAGATCATCATTCCCATGGCCGGCTTTGGCGAGAGGTTTCGGCGGGCCGGATATACACTCCCCAAACCCCTGATTCCGGTCGATGGCAAACCCATCGTGGCCCATGTGCTGGATCTGTTTCCGGGAGAAAACGACATCACCTGTATTTGCAACCGGGATCATCTGGCCAATCCTGATTACCGGATGGCGGACATCATCCACCAGCACGCCCCAACCGCCCGCATCCTGGCCATTGCCCCCCACAAGCTCGGCCCCATCCAAACCTTGCAGGCCATCCGGGGTCTGGTGGATTTGCAACGACCGGTGGTGGTCAATTATTGTGACTTCAGTTGCTGGTGGGACTGGTCGCATTTCAAAGAGTTCGTGCAGACGTGCGGTTGTGATGGAGCCATTCCGAGCTATCGGGGTTTTCATCCCCACTCCCTCTATTCATCCTATTATGCCTATCTGCGCGAAACGGGAGGCTGGATTACCGATATCCAGGAGAAACAGCCCTATACGGATAATCCCATGCAGGAATACGCCTCCAGCGGTACCTATTATTTTGCCAGCGGTGCCCTGCTGCAAAAGGCCATGGATGCCGCCATGGCCCAGGATTTGACCACTGCCGGTGAATTTTATGTCAGCATGGCCTACAAACCCCTGCTGGCGGCGGGGCATCGGCTGGCGGTTTACGAAATCCAGCATTTCATGCAATGGGGGACCCCCCGGGATTTGGCAGATTATCAGGCCTGGTCCGGCATGTTTCACGCCCTGGCCGCCCCCCTGCCCCCTCCTCCTCCCCCCCTGGGTACCCTCATGATTCCCATGGCCGGTCTGGGATCCCGATTTGCGCAGGCTGGTTATCAGACCCCCAAGCCCCTGCTGCCGGTCTCGGGACGCCCCATGGTGGTACAGGCCGCCCGGGATCTGCCTCCAGGCCAGCAGGTTGTTTTCATTCTCCGCACCGCCATGCCGGGTCGGGAACACATTGAGCGGGAAATCCAGCAGGCCTTCCCCCACGTCCGGTTTGTCCGCCTCGACCACCCCACCGACGGCCAGGCCCGCACCTGCATGCTGGCCATGGCGGATGTCGATCCTGACGCCCTGTTGACCATCGGGGCCTGCGACAACGGCCTGATCTACGCGCCCGAACGCTACCAGACCCTGCTTGACGATCCCGGCGTGGATGTCATTGTCTGGGCCATGCGCGGCCATCCGGGCGCGGCACGCCAGCCGCACATGTACGGCTGGATCGATGCCCCGGGAGGAAAAATTCGCGCCATTTCGGTCAAGGTACCCCTCTCCGATCCAACCCTTGATCCCATCATCGTCGGTGCCTTCACCTTCAAGAAGGGACGCCATTTCACCGCCGCCGCCGAACGGATGTTCGCCCGCCAAGGCCTGGTCAATGGCGAATATTATGTGGATACCTGCATCAACGATGCCCTGGCTTTGGGCTTGATTTGCCATATCCTGGAGGTGACCGCCTACCCCTGCTGGGGAACCCCGGACGATCTGTTGACGTTCGAATATTGGCAATCCTGTTTTCAAAAACGGCCAACCCACCCCTACTCGCTGGAAAAAGACCAGCGCATTCCAGCCTCGGCCCGCACTGAACTGGCTGAAAAATACCGGCCCCAACTCATGCTACCCCC
The sequence above is drawn from the Magnetococcales bacterium genome and encodes:
- a CDS encoding NTP transferase domain-containing protein; protein product: MQIIIPMAGFGERFRRAGYTLPKPLIPVDGKPIVAHVLDLFPGENDITCICNRDHLANPDYRMADIIHQHAPTARILAIAPHKLGPIQTLQAIRGLVDLQRPVVVNYCDFSCWWDWSHFKEFVQTCGCDGAIPSYRGFHPHSLYSSYYAYLRETGGWITDIQEKQPYTDNPMQEYASSGTYYFASGALLQKAMDAAMAQDLTTAGEFYVSMAYKPLLAAGHRLAVYEIQHFMQWGTPRDLADYQAWSGMFHALAAPLPPPPPPLGTLMIPMAGLGSRFAQAGYQTPKPLLPVSGRPMVVQAARDLPPGQQVVFILRTAMPGREHIEREIQQAFPHVRFVRLDHPTDGQARTCMLAMADVDPDALLTIGACDNGLIYAPERYQTLLDDPGVDVIVWAMRGHPGAARQPHMYGWIDAPGGKIRAISVKVPLSDPTLDPIIVGAFTFKKGRHFTAAAERMFARQGLVNGEYYVDTCINDALALGLICHILEVTAYPCWGTPDDLLTFEYWQSCFQKRPTHPYSLEKDQRIPASARTELAEKYRPQLMLPPVS